One genomic window of Halobellus limi includes the following:
- a CDS encoding DUF7310 family coiled-coil domain-containing protein produces the protein MTTEHDSVATTEHDPAATTEHDPSGTIERDPAATVEHEPAEGSTDAAAPSDGHSDATGERLDAFDRRLTAVEAEIDAVRGLLDGIDAVDESIERRASIALAKVEALERRLDGGERGLVRERISETEPTESAATTDDPASPEAVDGDSRSGRVPDARDRPSPGVGVESVHRGGVGSGRAHGDGVGSTLTNGGDAASGDERDPSRVTGVSPDADAAEPRTDSPGSDGSLASRLRDAFR, from the coding sequence ATGACGACCGAGCACGACTCTGTCGCGACGACGGAACACGATCCTGCGGCGACGACCGAGCACGACCCTTCGGGGACGATCGAGCGCGACCCTGCGGCGACAGTGGAACACGAACCGGCCGAGGGCTCGACGGACGCGGCCGCTCCGAGCGACGGCCACTCTGACGCCACGGGAGAACGGCTGGACGCGTTCGACCGCCGGCTGACGGCCGTCGAGGCCGAGATCGATGCGGTCCGCGGCCTCCTCGACGGGATCGACGCCGTCGACGAGTCGATCGAACGCCGCGCGTCGATCGCGCTGGCGAAGGTCGAGGCGCTCGAACGGCGGCTCGACGGGGGAGAGCGCGGACTGGTCCGCGAGCGGATCTCCGAGACGGAACCGACGGAGTCAGCCGCAACCACCGACGACCCCGCGTCCCCAGAGGCCGTCGACGGCGATTCCCGGTCCGGACGCGTTCCCGACGCCCGCGACCGTCCCAGCCCCGGCGTCGGGGTCGAAAGCGTCCACCGTGGGGGCGTCGGTTCCGGGCGCGCCCACGGTGACGGCGTCGGCTCCACGCTCACTAACGGCGGCGACGCCGCTTCCGGGGACGAGCGCGATCCCTCCCGGGTCACCGGTGTCAGCCCAGACGCCGACGCGGCGGAACCGCGGACCGACTCGCCCGGAAGCGACGGCTCGCTCGCGTCGCGACTCCGCGACGCGTTCCGGTGA
- a CDS encoding type II/IV secretion system ATPase subunit encodes MTRTPDRALEPDTDESPARAVPALADRSNAFTDFDAAIADLPSSVAGFAAALGLATGGDSQGETSETDVPAVGACRCRPTVEQPAGTGITDRHELVVDASACPGDGDLASSPACRATVVSSLEARDVDAVRTRSDGTERTYADAAVGLLLAAGRFAERARFHDEALADRARSDPLAAARRATGRAGALARIAAESGLAAGADRVWDRVPDGGDRSVGPTTVEPRAGDPDPDPYQVALRAFVGPVVSRARVSRRPPPARSLRDTTSLPTGATARIYDGRESEGAVYHLSPVAHDLEPDATATLAAAYAVLAEGSVGGGARAAGRAVRRVADPDDPTETLAAVLDRHTHGLGVFEHLFADERVSDVVVSAPVTETPVRVVVDGERLPTNVRLTPDGAASLASRFRRESGRAFSRSSPTLDASVVAETGRRIRVAGVTAPASEGVGFAFRARDDDAWTLPRLVSVGSLPAEAAAFLSLAVERGAATIVAGTRGAGKTTLLGALLWELPAATRLVSIEDTPELPVDALREHGRDVQALHTDVGAGAGGGASGNRRNGPNGCGRGGFSPTAALRAALRLGDGALVVGEVRGEEAGSLYEAMRVGAHGHAVLGTIHGDSAAAVRERVVSDLGVPASSFGATDLVVTCARDGDSRYVAAVEEVRAAGDDATFVPLFERREGALRSTGAVERGDSAVFERSCRDDESYGALLERLERRAGRFDRLATAALTTPDACDRGRRGGP; translated from the coding sequence ATGACACGCACCCCCGACCGCGCTCTCGAACCGGACACCGACGAATCGCCCGCGCGCGCCGTCCCCGCGCTCGCCGACCGCTCGAACGCGTTCACCGACTTCGACGCCGCGATCGCCGATCTCCCGTCTTCCGTCGCCGGTTTCGCCGCCGCGCTCGGACTCGCCACCGGCGGGGATTCCCAGGGTGAGACGAGCGAGACGGATGTACCCGCCGTCGGGGCGTGTCGCTGCCGTCCGACGGTCGAACAGCCCGCTGGGACCGGAATCACCGACCGCCACGAGCTCGTCGTCGACGCGTCGGCGTGTCCCGGCGACGGCGACCTGGCGTCGAGTCCGGCCTGCCGGGCGACGGTGGTCTCGTCGCTCGAAGCGCGCGACGTGGACGCGGTCCGAACGCGATCGGACGGGACCGAACGGACCTACGCCGACGCGGCGGTGGGGCTGCTGCTCGCGGCGGGCCGGTTCGCCGAGCGGGCGCGGTTCCACGACGAGGCGCTGGCCGACCGCGCCCGCTCGGATCCGCTCGCGGCCGCGCGTCGGGCGACGGGACGCGCGGGAGCGCTGGCGCGGATCGCGGCCGAGTCCGGGCTCGCCGCGGGAGCCGACCGCGTCTGGGATCGCGTTCCGGACGGCGGGGATCGATCCGTCGGCCCCACGACAGTGGAGCCCCGAGCCGGTGACCCCGATCCGGACCCCTACCAAGTCGCGCTCCGTGCGTTCGTCGGTCCCGTCGTCTCCCGGGCCCGGGTCTCCCGTCGTCCGCCGCCGGCCCGCTCGCTCCGCGATACGACCTCGCTCCCGACCGGCGCGACCGCGCGGATCTACGACGGCCGGGAGTCGGAGGGAGCGGTCTACCACCTCTCTCCGGTCGCGCACGATCTCGAACCCGACGCGACTGCCACGCTCGCGGCGGCCTATGCGGTACTCGCCGAGGGGTCGGTCGGCGGCGGAGCGCGGGCGGCCGGGCGCGCCGTGCGGCGCGTCGCCGACCCGGACGATCCGACGGAGACGCTCGCCGCGGTTCTGGATCGCCACACCCACGGCCTCGGGGTCTTCGAGCACCTCTTCGCGGACGAGCGGGTCTCCGACGTGGTCGTCTCGGCGCCGGTGACTGAGACGCCCGTCCGGGTCGTCGTCGACGGCGAGCGACTTCCCACGAACGTCCGGCTGACGCCCGACGGGGCCGCGTCGCTCGCCTCGCGGTTCCGGCGCGAGAGCGGACGCGCGTTCTCCCGGAGTTCGCCCACGCTCGACGCATCCGTCGTCGCCGAGACGGGCCGGCGGATCCGGGTCGCCGGCGTGACGGCCCCCGCGAGCGAGGGCGTCGGGTTCGCGTTCCGCGCCCGCGACGACGACGCCTGGACGCTGCCCCGCCTCGTCTCCGTCGGGTCGCTCCCCGCCGAGGCCGCGGCGTTCCTCTCGCTCGCGGTCGAACGCGGGGCGGCGACCATCGTCGCCGGTACGCGAGGGGCCGGCAAGACCACGCTCCTCGGCGCGCTGCTCTGGGAACTCCCGGCGGCGACCCGGCTCGTCAGCATCGAGGACACGCCGGAACTGCCCGTCGACGCGCTTCGGGAACACGGCCGCGACGTGCAGGCACTGCACACCGACGTCGGGGCGGGGGCGGGAGGCGGCGCGAGCGGGAACCGGAGGAACGGACCGAACGGCTGCGGCCGCGGGGGTTTCTCGCCGACTGCGGCGCTCCGCGCCGCGCTCAGACTGGGCGACGGCGCGCTCGTCGTCGGCGAGGTCCGCGGCGAGGAGGCGGGGTCGCTCTACGAGGCGATGCGCGTCGGCGCGCACGGCCACGCCGTGCTCGGGACGATCCACGGCGACTCCGCGGCCGCGGTCCGAGAGCGCGTGGTCTCGGACCTCGGGGTCCCGGCGTCCTCCTTCGGCGCGACGGACCTCGTCGTGACCTGCGCGCGCGACGGCGACTCCCGGTACGTCGCCGCCGTCGAGGAGGTGCGAGCGGCAGGCGACGACGCCACGTTCGT
- a CDS encoding DUF7311 family protein has protein sequence MIRLVVAAVLTVATLSAALPAVDDARATRTDADLAGSIDRIERAGRSLATSEDATPTRAYAATRRVAFRTPDASLTTARPAFVAVGGRPGGPGNRSVVAYAVGTSPTRLRGVSLPIPVSTPDGPVVFTAPGRHAVDVALVRDGGRPTLVVTRG, from the coding sequence GTGATCAGGCTGGTCGTCGCCGCGGTCCTGACGGTGGCGACGCTCTCGGCCGCGCTCCCGGCCGTCGACGACGCGCGTGCGACGCGGACCGACGCAGACCTGGCGGGTTCGATCGACCGCATCGAACGCGCTGGCCGGAGCCTCGCGACCTCCGAGGACGCCACGCCGACGCGGGCGTACGCGGCGACGCGTCGCGTGGCGTTTCGGACGCCGGACGCGTCGCTGACGACTGCGCGGCCGGCGTTCGTCGCGGTCGGCGGTCGTCCGGGCGGGCCGGGAAACCGCTCGGTGGTCGCCTACGCGGTCGGGACCTCGCCGACGCGTCTCCGCGGCGTCTCGCTGCCGATCCCGGTCTCCACGCCCGACGGACCCGTCGTCTTCACCGCGCCCGGTCGGCACGCGGTCGACGTCGCGCTCGTCCGCGACGGCGGGCGACCGACGCTCGTCGTCACGCGGGGCTGA